The DNA region AACTGTCATTAGCAATTGcagtaaaatcataaaaatttacaGCTGGAATGAATCACTGAAATCAACTAGTATAAACTCAGCAGACATACTCCCAATGCATtggcttctccatctgtctgAACACTCTTCTCCCAGATAAGGTGCATGGACCCCTTCCTCACCTCCTTTAgcaaggccttccctgaccattcTATTTACATTTACAGATTCCCACATACATTCCCTATGCCCCTTCTCTTGCTTCATTTTCCTCCATAGCATTTATCAATCATCTAACATACTCTGTAtttcatctttatattttattaaatgttcacTCCATCCCCCTACTAGAAAACACAAACTGTATGGgaacagggatttttgtctgctttGCTCATTGCTATACACTAGAACCTAGTACAGGGCCAGACATAAAGTAGGTGACCAGTAAGTATTtgttggaatgaatgaatggatggatggatggatgaagcaGTTAATTCTGTACCTTTGGTGTAAAATGTTCTAGTAAACAAATTTAATGACAAATCAAATAAATGGCTAGCTGACTGACTTTTTACATGTTTTATCTACTGCTCAAATGTCACAAGATTTACTTCTTTGGGATATCACAGATACCTGTATCTACCAATTTGTAATGACACTAAGTTCCATGTTTGGATGTAAACATAGTAAATACTCTGTAAATATGTAAATAGCCACTGAAATAAATACACTATTTGGTTAAACGTGTATATAATATGAGAAAAGTTTATATCTGTTAAACACATCTTCCACATTGGACATGCATAATATTAAGAAAAGCTGCTTTAAAAATTAGGATCACTATCACCCAGCTAGAAATAACATGAGACAGacaagaattacaaaaaaaaaaaaaaaaaaccttttttaatTCTGATTGCCAAATTATTTAAGGCAGGTATAAAAAAGGAAAGCATTCAATatacattttacataaaataaactAGATTACAGCATAAAACAAGTAACCAGGCAATGGCATTAAAGTCTCTCTCTTCTAAAACTGGATAattgtaaacattaaaaaaaaaaaaaaagaaaagaaaaggaaaggaaaaaaaagactgcaGGACTATTCAAGTAATAGAACAATCACAGATGTCTCTGGTACGCAGGCTATTGGGTTATTTGCCATTCAAGATCATCAAAAAATGACACCTCATTATTCACAGATGCTCATTATTTCCCCAGTTTACTCTTTACATTATGTACAACACAGTTTTTGTGGTACTGGCAACCCCATGCCTTCCAAAGGTATATTTTCCACAATACACAAGTACAATGAAACAGTGACTACAGGAACATTTTACACTGATGCATCTTTAACAGGAGCCACCAAACAGACATCTAAATTGTACCAAAGTGTCATCATCACAGTTAGCCTTTTTGAGGGGCTTATGGGAAATATCTGAAGGGTATGCAAGGTTCAGGCACACTGATACATAAcattatttatttacaatttaaaaggaaaaggaaaagaaaataaacagcctTTTGTAGCTAACACTTTTCAACatgacaaatacattttttacttCCTTTACTGAGTGGTTTGCGACTTGGCAGCAGACCCTGTGTGTGCGAGCCTGGTTACTGATACAAAaagtaaagaatatatatatatatgtatatatacatatatgtatacgtatatatatataaaacagaagtTTAATTACAGCAACATTTGTTACTCTGTGATAAAATCTGtaatttacaaaaatgaaatgactTGTTTTTGCCTGCCATTAAGGCATTTCAAATTAACACCATGGAACTGATGTCTGTATAAAGCGCTTCCCATGTGATCCAGTCACATGACAACATACGTTTCCAACCTTGTTattctctgcaaaaaaaaaagaaaagcttagcATAGGTTTCTATGAACATTACCACCAGATACACGAAAGCTGTAAGATTGATAGGTTTTTAATTCTATTCAACATGTGGCATTTAATTCCATAGAAGGGAAAAGTAAACAGGTAATAAAATacattgtgaaaaataaattcttttcctttttaaaacaatttataggctaataaaaatatcagagaacAAACATTATCTTAAGCGTTATCAAAGTAAACGTCTCCatttgcaaatttattttaaaatgcaataaaacaaagaaagtcATGGTGAATTATTTTACCAAAGCTGTGAGGATAATCTAAGAAAATCTCAATTGTTTCAAAAACTCATCAGCTGACTACTAATCCACATTACAGTTATGGAGTGAGGGTTGTGAACGATATGGATAAGTATCTTCATTACAACAATAAAAGACCGAGGAGCTAAATTTTTCATCTTAAAAGACTCTCCTTTGCTTCTCCCACTCACCCCTTTCTCCATTAAGATGTCTCTCTGTCTAGAAAACTAATGCAAAGTATAGAGCATATTTACCTTCTTTGTGCAGGAAACATTGCTGATGCAGATGCCTGGGCAGCCACCTGCTGAGAGGCAACGAGGGCAGCAGAGGTCAAGCctaatgggggaaaaaatgcagGGTTTCTGTGACATTTAAGAAAGATATGAGTACAGACCCAGTGGTGAAGGGCTGTGGACCCAACAGCAGAATATGCCCTTTCCTAAACACACACTTGGAATGTTTCATGCAGCAAGGATGGCGTATAAACTGCTTGGTCTAACCAGTATGTATCCGTTTATCGAACACACTGCAGTTTTCTTAATAGCCATTCAAAGAGAATATAGCATTCCATCTCTTGGGCTCTGCATGGTGCAAATGGTTTGCATGCATTCCTGAATAGGAAGCTCAGGAGACATAATAGGTACCAGGTAACAATAGGAATCAGATGTCATAGTGAATTATAGAAGCGACATGCTATTTGCTTAGGAGACAATACTTTCATAATAACTTTTATCACTTTAACATTTTTCCCAGTGATTGAACATAATGCATCCCATAAGGTACATGGAATCAGCCAATCAAATTTAGAAACAGACTCAAGTTTAACCCTGGAAGAGAGAGGTAGCAGCCCGAGAATGTAATAGCTCCAAACGGCATGAAGTTGCCTACTAGAAAATTCCTTTCAATTCAATAGAAAACAGTActggggaaaaaagagaggaaataaatgcaAACCTAGGAAAGATTACTCTGTTCTTTCAGGtcttttatttggatatattttctctttccagAGGCAACTTAAAATGTACTATCTTACACATATTATTTACATATAGATGCCCTGTGTTACAAATAACCCATTATTTCTCTCAGAATTTCTTCACAGATGCTCTCTTTTAACCACTAGTAGACAGGGGAAGAGGCAGCTTGGCAAGATTCTAACAAGTGGCAGTCATGACGCTAGTGGTCTCGATAGTGCCACCACTACCAGGAAACAGAGCTGGGACAAGTGGTTCATGCTCAACTAACACACCAGGAACTAAAGTTTATGGCTTTAAAAAAGGCTTCTCTTTCTCAACCATCATATTTAGTGGAGGAGTCACAGCACTGAAGAGCTGTGAAGAGTCCTTAAATTTGGTTACAACCAAATCATGACCATACAGACCTGATCATGTTACCCCCAATACTTTCATAGAAAAAGCAGCATAAGTGGCCTGGAGAAATCAGAATTAGTAATTTCACCAGGCTCCCACCGtccctccctttcttctgcaATTCCTCTGAAGTACATTTCTGATCTTCTGTTTGTTATGTTCAGTGCCACGAATACCAGCCACCATGCTCAGCTTGTGAGAGAAGAGTAAACTGCTGGTAACACTGACCTGTGACAATTATTAAGTGGTAGCCATTTCATGTCTCAATAGAACACAAAGATGAGGGAAGAGGAGGCAGATTTAGCAAGTGTTCTCCTGAGTGGAAGGAACAAAGGCAGAGTAACAATAGAGCTGCTGACCTTGAAAAGGGTCGTATTGACCGGGGATTAGTGGGTAGCCCATGCCAACGTGGGTGTGGTGATGTGTGTGCAGGTGCCGCTGGCCAAAGGGGGAGTGGCGGTCCCTTTCCCTCTCGGCTTCCCGTTCCCGCTCAGCTGTGGCCTTTTCCACGGGCTGCAAGAGAAAAGATCCCCCTCCTTAATCATCTAAGAAACAACCAGTAAGAGTACTAAACCACCATTGTCAATGTTGTGTTCATAATTAAAAAGTGGATCATGAATAGGTAAGATTCTTTATTAACTGAAGATAATTTCAAAAGGCATACAATAATTCCTGTTGGAATTGAAGCCAACACTAAAGATTGCCCCTCCCAAAGTGAATCGAGTGGCCCCAGTGCTTTCCTCAAAGGCCTGAAAATGAGGGGACTTCTCCCGGTCATCACTAGTAATTGCAGAATCTACCAGATTGCTTCCCAGAAACAATCTTTACATATGGATAAAGTAGTTTTTGGGATTTCTTTAGGGTCAAGTTTTCTAATCACACTTTCACATTATGAAAAATGTAATTCTGTGAGGAGAACCGTCTTGTGGTTTTAAATTTATCAGTGTTCCTTTTTTCCCCCCCATTGAAGATATACATCTCGGTactatataaagcataagaaactAATGCCATTCACAAGAAATGCCTCAGGAGGTATTTTGCGatcttttaaatgtttggaaacataAGCTTCAAGTCTCACAAATCACAACTTGGTTAAGGATTGAGTGTTTCCTATACATTTCTACTCATTAGaacttaaacattttttcattcaagttctctttttttatctggaaaaaaaaatctctgcccaGGAGCACTCACTAAAACTGACTCACAGgtcaccatttccattttatctacAGAGTCTCCGATGGACTCACTCACATCCCAGATCCTGCATTTAAATTTATTCCACTCTTCTCTTTTCTAATCCAGAACCATCACAtcctttctttattctctcttcctAACAGTCTTGTAGGCCTAGCAGCTGCCCCAGGGGTGGAAGGAGGTGGTGGGCAGCAGAGCCATCTTTCCCTCTTCCACAAAGATACAACGTTTGCATTACATCAGCAAAGTTACAAGGGATGTGATAATGAGTCAAGGCCAAAAAACAGCAGATGCAGCCATTACTCCTTAGCCAAACGACTCCTTCTCACGGATGAACCTCACACTGTGCAAGAGTTAAATGGTTACCTGAATAAAACTACCAGACATTGCATGTCATGGACCTTTGGTATTACTCACAATGAGCCCCAACCCAAGAATGTTAAACATGGGACAAGGGTGAGCAGAAGGAGTTGAACATTCAAATTTCTCTGACAgaagtcaggtgaacataatagaTGAGCAATGCAGGCTGGGTAGGTTTTCTTTCCATAAATGCTCACATTGGTGGGGAGCATGATGGGCTGCCAAGATAGGGCTACTTGCTCCCATCAATTCTTACCATgtgattttgaacattttccattgtCCTAAGAAAAAGAGGGCATTTGAATCTGCATGTGAAGcctctgatttttaaaagctgtgtcaaaagatttaaaaaaaaaaaaaaaaaaacctcagtttGTTCAATAGGTCAATAGTCTGTGACCTCTGAACTACTTAGTCACAGGATGCTGTTGTTATCTTCtaatttctaagtgttttatcaaaaatattttgcatcttagccactgtggaaaagttgggccatttttcaaaaaagttaaaaatagaattaccataggatCTGGCAATGctacttctaggcatatacccaaaagaattgaaaacagggactcaaacaggtacttattcaccaatgttcacagcggcattaattcacaatagccaaaaagtggaaaccacccatgtccaccaacagatgaatgactaaacaaaatacagtatgtacacacaatggactattatccaactatagaaaggaaggaagtacTAATACACGCTACAACCATGGATGAATCATGAAAACattaagctgagtgaaataagccacatacATAAGTTCAAGTATCATATAATTTCACTTATAAGCAAtatttagaataggcaaattcacaagagacagaaaatagattacaggttaccaggtgccagggagggggatgggaagttattgcttaatgggaacagaatttctatttggtgaGATGAGATTTCTTTTCagtaatgatggtggtgatgatggcacaacactgtgaatgtaacaAGTAACACTGAATTGTCCatttcaaaatgattaaaatgataaGTTTCagattatatatagagagagtaaatgaacagaataaattccaaatataTATTGTACCAAATGCTGGTTTCCATGAATTTAAATTTCCACCTAATAAGCACCCTCCTGGGTATGTGAGCTATACTGATGTTGCCATAGAAAAGCTTGCTACCACACATGCTTTAACAATCTTTTCCCCCTCATGTGTGAAAGCATCTTACTTTAGAACACTCCATTCTTTATGTATTAAGATAAAACAGCATCCTGAAATCACAGCTGGGCTCCAAAACCATTTATATTTCAAGACGGTTCTCTAGCTTGTCCCCTTTTCTCCCCCAAAGATAACTCTTTTAAATCACAACAAAAAGGAGCTTACAGCAGGAGACTTGCTGCGGTACTGGTTGGCATGCTGTTGGAGCAAATCCAATGCTTTAGATTCAGTGGCTGTTTTTGTGTTGATGCTAGGGCTGGTATTGactttctctgcctcttctctccCCGACATCTTCCCATAAACAGGATAATGAAATCCTGGAGAGAGATAGGCCCCTGCAGATAAACAACAAATGCCATATCAAGTTATGGgctacatctttaaaaaaaaaagtcatttggaTTATGTGAATTTGGAGTAAGAGTCACATATTTGAAAATAGGGGTTACATTAAGAATGGGCTATATCATTGTTAAATTGCACCTAGGttctctgattttctttcccAGTTAATTCATCCTGATGAACGGAGGTTATAAACAGAATTGAGCTTACAGCCatttcatacatttatgtgtcTGCTAAAGTGAAAGGAATAGTAAACATAATGATTATGACAGTAAGTGCTTAGAATAGTTTCATAGGTAATAAAGTACCTGTCAGTCTTACAGCTATGGCAGACCATCAGAGACTATGGAAATGAGTCCTAGCCGAGGACTCGAtagttggtttaaaaaaaaaaaaaaaaagaccttttaTCAGTTTCAGCTTTGGGACTCTTGGCAgcataaaaacaaggaaaacaaatgtgTCACTCTTGAAGTTTCCAGTTTAGCCTGCGTTTCTAATAGCTGATGTTTTTACAAAGCCTATTCCCTCCAATATAGTTAGAACCCACAACACGTACCAGGGTAGCTGTGCATGAGGACGGGCGAGACAGCCCTATATGCAGGGTGGCTGGGGTCATACATCTGTGGGTATGGATAAGCATGCAAGTACTGTATGTACGACTGATGCTGACTCATGGGTGAGGAGACAGCCACTCTGGCTCCCCGAGAGTCCTTCCAGTTGACAGGAGTCTTTCGATCGTCATTTTTCAGCTTGTTTTCTTCCACCAATTGAGAATCAAGACGCTTAGCCTCTTtgggctcttctttgatgcttgttaATGATACAGGGAGGCCAGACACACCACTTTCTTTGTTAGGAGTTTTCCTTGGACtgtcctcttttaattttttctctctatcAAGTTCTTCTGACTTTTGCTGGTCCAAGTACTTGGGTTGGTATATGTAATGATGCCATGTCCTTGAATCTGGATCCTAATGGAAAAACACACTTGTTATAATGTTTCAAGTTTTAAGAAAAACCCATCCATCATCATGACGGCACTATTACTATTATTCCTACCAGTGAGTTAACATTTATGTgcgtgctaggcactgtgctgaTAGCTTTACTTCCTTTTCTCACAAAGTAACAGTGTCGGAGGTAGGCCTTAGTATCGATCCCTTTCAGAGAAGAGGAAATCAAAGCTTTTAAAGTTCAAGCAATATTGGGGAGGGTCACACTGGTGGGCAGCTGTGGAGCTGGACTTCAGACTCAGGTTGGCCAGAATTTAGAGCTGGGTCCTTACTTCATTTCCCAGCATTAAATAGTAGCCTCAGACATATCAATCCaagcctcattttcctttttaatatcttACTTAGGTACACAGAAGTCTTAAAAACTCAAACCCAAGCTAATGACAGTAAATTTAAGTAATTATTATAGCTTTTAACATCAAGGAGAGAAAAACTTTGGGTTTCCTAATACATTTTCTTCACCTACTGCAGCGGAGGCTTAATATATTGGCTCACTTTTCATTATGTGCTAACATCTTAATCAAAACAAGATTTCAAATTAATAGCACACATTATGGCTTTTCTGTTAGAAAACAGAGCCATCATTAAGCCATAAAAATTATGTAGTTCTACTACATCCCTGTGAAGCAACAGCCTGATTCAGGCCAGTGGAATTGGGGGAACTCAGGGTCCTAAATGGCCTTTGAGATGCCCAGACCACTCAACACTGGAGATTCAGGTCCTGAGCGAACACTCAGAGATGGGTCTCAGTCAACATGGCAGAAATATGTGTGAGGAGTGAATTTCATTGCTCTGATTCACTGGAGACTATCTAAGCATGTGGGTACTTGGGAATACCACAATCAACGCTCATGGGGCTACAGTGCACTGGGATGTCTGAACCGTGACACAAAGCACCGGCACGTGTGTGGTTGCACGGTGACTGATTTCCAGGTGTGCCCGCATTCCACCCCAGGCTGGCCGACCACATGAGCCTGGGGTGGCTGCTGAGGCCCATCCACTCCAACCTCCTCGATCTCCTCACAAAGGCTCAGCACTGAGCTCCACTCTGGGGCATTTTGTTTATAGTGCAAAACAGAAATCTAGGCATCTCAGACCCCAAGTGAAAGACATTGGAGCCCCAAGTTTTaataagaagaggaaatgtgaAATGTGAATTTGGGGATCCAATCTTAATATTCCTAGAAGATGCCAACAGAAATTTGGAAACATAAAAGAACATGTATTTTAGAGATCAGACTTAGAGGCTCAGAGTTGGAAGGGAATGCAGCGGCCACGTACATGAACTCCCTCATTTTAGACTAAATGATAAATTAAGGGATCTGGTCAGCAGCACAGAGTTAGCTAGTGGCATAGCACACAGGTCTGCAAAACAcatgtccctttttttttttcactaaacaaCATGACAAGAAAATGGTGAGTAATGTAAATTTTAGAACTTCAACAATAACTTCTAGaatctcttaaaatatttttcaagagaagagaaaacaccTGACGttggtttatttcctttttagGAAGTCTAACCAGATCAAGCCCAGACATGTGCAATTCTCAgactgctctctctctctgatggGGCCACGCTCCACACTCTTACTTGTTTAAATCTCGAGGTTGGGTCTACACCTGTCTGCTTCATAGAGTCCATGACAGATTTCATTTCTACAGCCTCCTTAATAAGCTGGTGGTTTTCCATCTGCTTAGCTTTGAAGCTGTCGGCCTGAAGCTGCTGCTGGTGATTGGAGAGAAGCTGTGATTTACCTGTCTCCTCAGTTTTATTAGGCACTGACTGCCCTAGTTTAGAATGATTTTTGTTAGGCTCTGGAGTAGAGGGAGCTTTTGAGATTGTGGCTGATGGCACGTTTTTCTGTTTACTGTCCTCCTTGCCCAGCTCCTTCAAGGGGAGCTCGTTTTTCCTTTCACAGTCTGCTCTCCCAGTTTGGGCGATTTTCTGCTCTGCCAGCCTCTGGTCCTCGTAGTACTTTTCATACTGTTGCCTGTAGGCAGGGCTGGTGGCCATCAGAGACTTCTGGTCCATATAGAGGCCGTACGCATACTGACCATAATAAAGTGACTGAGCCAGGGCAGGGTGCCTCTGTGTGATTACCGACTGGTGCTGAGGCTGTAAGGATGCAGAATTATGGTCTACTTTCTTAGAATCTAACTGCTCTgccttgtctttcttttctgcatCCTCCTCAGACTCCTTCTTGATCTTCATTCCCTGCGTGCCTCCGCCGTTCCCAGCCGCAGGGGCACTGATCTGTCCAGGGTGCATGTAACTTGGAGAATAATAAGGATCGTAGCCATGGTAATAGGGAGAATGGGACTCTTTCATTTGAGATGATTGTGCTGCCATCAAAGAATGCCCTTTTACAACACCGTCCTTACTAGAAATAAGATCTGATGGAGAACTGGCCTTTGACCTCGTGCCCTCCGACCTGCTGTCGGAACCGCCGTCGTCAGCAGCATCCGATATGTCTGAATAGGCAGGGCTGTTTGTCTTCGCCGCTGAACTCTCTGCCCCGTTTTGTGTCAACACGTGCAGTGGAGCAATTGGCGCCTGCCCGTTCACCAGAGCGCTGCATTCCAATCTCGAGGCACTCCCTATGGAAGGGCTTGGAGCGTTGTCTGTGAAAGTGTAAACCTTATCAGCTTCAGCTTTGATACTGGCCATTCGGCTCTCTTGAGACTCCAACAGTCCATTAGCCAGCCCTTCATTCTTATTGAGATGGTCCTTTAAAAAATGCCCAGATAAATCTTTCCCAGCCCCCTTGGAGTCCTCTAGTTTCCCCAGCTTAGCATCTATTTTCgggcttccagtttctttcccttctttgtcCTTTAGCTTTcgcttctcctttttctttttgtctttgagtgACACAAGAGCTGGGTTTACAGTGATGGGCTCTCCCATAATTGTGGGCTTTGGCTGAATGGGTTTCAACGGAGGGCTCTTTGGTGTAGCCTGAACAACAGTCGTTGTGAGGGAGGGCAGTCCGGGTATCGTccctgtggtggtggtggtaaaggCTGCGGTCGGTATGGCAATTAACTGTGGGGGAGTGGGGGCTGGAG from Choloepus didactylus isolate mChoDid1 chromosome 13, mChoDid1.pri, whole genome shotgun sequence includes:
- the ZNF608 gene encoding zinc finger protein 608 isoform X1, whose product is MSVNISTAGKGVDPNTVDTYDSGDDWEIGVGNLIIDLDADLEKDRQKFEMNNSTNTTNSSNSKDCGGLASNGAGATAALADGLKFASVQPSAPQGNSHKETSKSKVKRSKTSKDANKSLPSAALYGIPEISSTGKRQEVQGRPGEATGMNSALGQSVSSGGGGGNPNGNSTSTSTSAATAGAASCGKSKEEKPGKSQSSRGAKRDKDAGKSRKDKHDLLQGHQNGSGGQAPSGGHLFGFGAKSNGGGASPFHCGGTGSGSVASAGEVSKSAPDSGLMGNSVLVKKEEEEEESHRRIKKLKTEKVDPLFTVPAPPPPISSNLTPQILPSYFSPSSSNIAAPVEQLLVRTRSVGVNTCEVGVVTEPECLGPCEPGTSVNLEGIVWHETEEGVLVVNVTWRNKTYVGTLLDCTKHDWAPPRFCESPTSDLEMRGGRGRGKRARSAAAAPGSEASFTESRGLQNKNRGGANGKGRRGSLNASGRRTPPNCAAEDIKASPSSTNKRKNKPPMELDLNSSSEDNKPGKRVRTNSRSTPTTPQGKPETTFLDQGCSSPVLIDCPHPNCNKKYKHINGLRYHQAHAHLDPENKLEFEPDCEDKISDCEEALSNVALECSEPSTSVSTYEQVKAPASPGSGNPPGTPKGKRELMSNGPGSGIGPKAGKSSGKKKGLNSDLNNLPVISNMTATLDSCSAADGSLAAEMPKLEAEGLIDKKNLGDKEKGKKGSNCKMDKNLSKLKTARPIAPAPAPTPPQLIAIPTAAFTTTTTGTIPGLPSLTTTVVQATPKSPPLKPIQPKPTIMGEPITVNPALVSLKDKKKKEKRKLKDKEGKETGSPKIDAKLGKLEDSKGAGKDLSGHFLKDHLNKNEGLANGLLESQESRMASIKAEADKVYTFTDNAPSPSIGSASRLECSALVNGQAPIAPLHVLTQNGAESSAAKTNSPAYSDISDAADDGGSDSRSEGTRSKASSPSDLISSKDGVVKGHSLMAAQSSQMKESHSPYYHGYDPYYSPSYMHPGQISAPAAGNGGGTQGMKIKKESEEDAEKKDKAEQLDSKKVDHNSASLQPQHQSVITQRHPALAQSLYYGQYAYGLYMDQKSLMATSPAYRQQYEKYYEDQRLAEQKIAQTGRADCERKNELPLKELGKEDSKQKNVPSATISKAPSTPEPNKNHSKLGQSVPNKTEETGKSQLLSNHQQQLQADSFKAKQMENHQLIKEAVEMKSVMDSMKQTGVDPTSRFKQDPDSRTWHHYIYQPKYLDQQKSEELDREKKLKEDSPRKTPNKESGVSGLPVSLTSIKEEPKEAKRLDSQLVEENKLKNDDRKTPVNWKDSRGARVAVSSPMSQHQSYIQYLHAYPYPQMYDPSHPAYRAVSPVLMHSYPGAYLSPGFHYPVYGKMSGREEAEKVNTSPSINTKTATESKALDLLQQHANQYRSKSPAPVEKATAEREREAERERDRHSPFGQRHLHTHHHTHVGMGYPLIPGQYDPFQGLTSAALVASQQVAAQASASAMFPAQRRE
- the ZNF608 gene encoding zinc finger protein 608 isoform X3; the encoded protein is MQLEGKGQLDPIQTVDPLFTVPAPPPPISSNLTPQILPSYFSPSSSNIAAPVEQLLVRTRSVGVNTCEVGVVTEPECLGPCEPGTSVNLEGIVWHETEEGVLVVNVTWRNKTYVGTLLDCTKHDWAPPRFCESPTSDLEMRGGRGRGKRARSAAAAPGSEASFTESRGLQNKNRGGANGKGRRGSLNASGRRTPPNCAAEDIKASPSSTNKRKNKPPMELDLNSSSEDNKPGKRVRTNSRSTPTTPQGKPETTFLDQGCSSPVLIDCPHPNCNKKYKHINGLRYHQAHAHLDPENKLEFEPDCEDKISDCEEALSNVALECSEPSTSVSTYEQVKAPASPGSGNPPGTPKGKRELMSNGPGSGIGPKAGKSSGKKKGLNSDLNNLPVISNMTATLDSCSAADGSLAAEMPKLEAEGLIDKKNLGDKEKGKKGSNCKMDKNLSKLKTARPIAPAPAPTPPQLIAIPTAAFTTTTTGTIPGLPSLTTTVVQATPKSPPLKPIQPKPTIMGEPITVNPALVSLKDKKKKEKRKLKDKEGKETGSPKIDAKLGKLEDSKGAGKDLSGHFLKDHLNKNEGLANGLLESQESRMASIKAEADKVYTFTDNAPSPSIGSASRLECSALVNGQAPIAPLHVLTQNGAESSAAKTNSPAYSDISDAADDGGSDSRSEGTRSKASSPSDLISSKDGVVKGHSLMAAQSSQMKESHSPYYHGYDPYYSPSYMHPGQISAPAAGNGGGTQGMKIKKESEEDAEKKDKAEQLDSKKVDHNSASLQPQHQSVITQRHPALAQSLYYGQYAYGLYMDQKSLMATSPAYRQQYEKYYEDQRLAEQKIAQTGRADCERKNELPLKELGKEDSKQKNVPSATISKAPSTPEPNKNHSKLGQSVPNKTEETGKSQLLSNHQQQLQADSFKAKQMENHQLIKEAVEMKSVMDSMKQTGVDPTSRFKQDPDSRTWHHYIYQPKYLDQQKSEELDREKKLKEDSPRKTPNKESGVSGLPVSLTSIKEEPKEAKRLDSQLVEENKLKNDDRKTPVNWKDSRGARVAVSSPMSQHQSYIQYLHAYPYPQMYDPSHPAYRAVSPVLMHSYPGAYLSPGFHYPVYGKMSGREEAEKVNTSPSINTKTATESKALDLLQQHANQYRSKSPAPVEKATAEREREAERERDRHSPFGQRHLHTHHHTHVGMGYPLIPGQYDPFQGLTSAALVASQQVAAQASASAMFPAQRRE
- the ZNF608 gene encoding zinc finger protein 608 isoform X2 — protein: MSVNISTAGKGVDPNTVDTYDSGDDWEIGVGNLIIDLDADLEKDRQKFEMNNSTNTTNSSNSKDCGGLASNGAGATAALADGLKFASVQPSAPQGNSHKETSKSKVKRSKTSKDANKSLPSAALYGIPEISSTGKRQEVQGRPGEATGMNSALGQSVSSGGGGGNPNGNSTSTSTSAATAGAASCGKSKEEKPGKSQSSRGAKRDKDAGKSRKDKHDLLQGHQNGSGGQAPSGGHLFGFGAKSNGGGASPFHCGGTGSGSVASAGEVSKSAPDSGLMGNSVLVKKEEEEEESHRRIKKLKTEKVDPLFTVPAPPPPISSNLTPQILPSYFSPSSSNIAAPVEQLLVRTRSVGVNTCEVGVVTEPECLGPCEPGTSVNLEGIVWHETEEGVLVVNVTWRNKTYVGTLLDCTKHDWAPPRFCESPTSDLEMRGGRGRGKRARSAAAAPGSEASFTESRGLQNKNRGGANGKGRRGSLNASGRRTPPNCAAEDIKASPSSTNKRKNKPPMELDLNSSSEDNKPGKRVRTNSRSTPTTPQGKPETTFLDQGCSSPVLIDCPHPNCNKKYKHINGLRYHQAHAHLDPENKLEFEPDCEDKISDCEEALSNVALECSEPSTSVSTYEQVKAPASPGSGNPPGTPKGKRELMSNGPGSGIGPKAGKSSGKKKGLNSDLNNLPVISNMTATLDSCSAADGSLAAEMPKLEAEGLIDKKNLGDKEKGKKGSNCKMDKNLSKLKTARPIAPAPAPTPPQLIAIPTAAFTTTTTGTIPGLPSLTTTVVQATPKSPPLKPIQPKPTIMGEPITVNPALVSLKDKKKKEKRKLKDKEGKETGSPKIDAKLGKLEDSKGAGKDLSGHFLKDHLNKNEGLANGLLESQESRMASIKAEADKVYTFTDNAPSPSIGSASRLECSALVNGQAPIAPLHVLTQNGAESSAAKTNSPAYSDISDAADDGGSDSRSEGTRSKASSPSDLISSKDGVVKGHSLMAAQSSQMKESHSPYYHGYDPYYSPSYMHPGQISAPAAGNGGGTQGMKIKKESEEDAEKKDKAEQLDSKKVDHNSASLQPQHQSVITQRHPALAQSLYYGQYAYGLYMDQKSLMATSPAYRQQYEKYYEDQRLAEQKIAQTGRADCERKNELPLKELGKEDSKQKNVPSATISKAPSTPEPNKNHSKLGQSVPNKTEETGKSQLLSNHQQQLQADSFKAKQMENHQLIKEAVEMKSVMDSMKQTGVDPTSRFKQDPDSRTWHHYIYQPKYLDQQKSEELDREKKLKEDSPRKTPNKESGVSGLPVSLTSIKEEPKEAKRLDSQLVEENKLKNDDRKTPVNWKDSRGARVAVSSPMSQHQSYIQYLHAYPYPQMYDPSHPAYRAVSPVLMHSYPGAYLSPGFHYPVYGKMSGREEAEKVNTSPSINTKTATESKALDLLQQHANQYRSKSPAPVEKATAEREREAERERDRHSPFGQRHLHTHHHTHVGMGYPLIPGQYDPFQGLTSAALVASQQVAAQASASAMFPAQRR